One segment of Agrococcus sp. ProA11 DNA contains the following:
- a CDS encoding YihY/virulence factor BrkB family protein has product MQQLIERLKRSWPARAWQRYSDERGSVLAQGMTLQAFLSLFAALFVAFAIFTAVLGGNLELRRAVIDSISSSVPGLLGEGGALDAQELFSVSISGWAGAAGAIAIMLTAIAWIAVSREGFRAMFELDSPPSNFLLLKLGDLAVAIGIGLLVVVSAGLLVLTQALAEFLGLGWTTQLIGFISQLVLDTSIVLLMFRFGGRLRLPAKRIVPAAIACAVAFAGLKAIASLLFRAVENNPLLGSVAAPVIILIWFGFIMQILLLALAFVAVTPTGRAYTRLVESGGIDARLTPEQAEALLQQMEAGRQPSLDAVGAHKRLSRRSR; this is encoded by the coding sequence ATGCAGCAGCTCATCGAGCGACTGAAGCGCTCGTGGCCCGCTCGAGCGTGGCAGCGCTACTCGGACGAGCGAGGGTCGGTGCTGGCGCAGGGCATGACGCTGCAGGCGTTCCTCTCGCTCTTCGCCGCGCTATTCGTGGCGTTCGCGATCTTCACCGCTGTGTTGGGCGGCAACCTCGAGCTGCGTCGCGCCGTGATCGACTCGATCTCCTCGAGCGTCCCCGGCCTGCTGGGTGAGGGCGGTGCGCTCGACGCGCAGGAGCTGTTCTCGGTCAGCATCTCCGGCTGGGCCGGCGCGGCCGGTGCCATCGCGATCATGCTCACTGCGATCGCATGGATCGCCGTGAGCCGTGAGGGCTTCCGCGCCATGTTCGAGCTCGACTCACCGCCGTCGAACTTCCTGCTGCTGAAGCTCGGCGATCTGGCGGTCGCGATCGGCATCGGTCTGCTCGTGGTGGTCTCCGCTGGCCTGCTCGTGCTCACGCAGGCCCTCGCGGAGTTCCTCGGCCTGGGCTGGACGACGCAGCTCATCGGCTTCATCTCGCAGCTGGTGCTCGACACGTCGATCGTGCTGCTGATGTTCCGCTTCGGCGGCCGGCTGCGGCTCCCCGCCAAGCGCATCGTGCCTGCCGCCATCGCGTGCGCGGTCGCGTTCGCGGGGCTGAAGGCGATCGCATCGCTGCTCTTCCGCGCGGTCGAGAACAACCCCCTGCTCGGCAGCGTCGCGGCCCCCGTGATCATCCTGATCTGGTTCGGCTTCATCATGCAGATCCTGCTGCTCGCGCTCGCGTTCGTAGCCGTGACCCCGACCGGCCGGGCGTACACCCGCCTCGTCGAGTCCGGCGGCATCGACGCGAGGCTGACCCCCGAGCAGGCGGAGGCGCTGCTGCAGCAGATGGAGGCCGGCAGGCAGCCGAGCCTCGACGCGGTCGGCGCACACAAGCGGCTCTCGAGGCGCAGCCGCTGA
- the trpS gene encoding tryptophan--tRNA ligase: MAHPRLYSGMQPSSGSLHLGNYIGALQQWRRMQEDHDAFFSIVDLHAITVPQDPQVLREQVRTLAAQYIAGGIDPDRSCLYVQSHVAAHAQLAWLLSTITGFGEASRMTQFKDKTAKGGQEAASVGLFTYPILMAADILLYDAEIVPVGDDQKQHVELTRDLGERFNKRFGATFTSPKPRILADGARIYDLQTPQSKMSKSADNDKGIIWLLDEPAKTAKKIRSAVTDTDGAIRADRAQKPGVTNLLDIMSAVTGTSVAALEDHFDGQGYGVFKTEVADAVVAELAPVRERTLELLADPAELDRLLAVNADRATAVADATLTRAFEAMGLR, from the coding sequence ATGGCACACCCGCGCCTCTACTCGGGGATGCAGCCCTCCTCGGGCTCGCTCCACCTCGGCAACTACATCGGCGCCCTCCAGCAGTGGCGACGCATGCAGGAGGATCACGACGCGTTCTTCTCGATCGTCGACCTGCACGCGATCACCGTGCCGCAGGACCCGCAGGTGCTGCGCGAGCAGGTGCGCACGCTCGCGGCGCAGTACATCGCCGGCGGGATCGACCCCGACCGCTCCTGCCTGTACGTGCAGTCGCATGTGGCGGCGCACGCGCAGCTCGCGTGGCTGCTGAGCACCATCACGGGCTTCGGCGAGGCCAGTCGGATGACGCAGTTCAAGGACAAGACCGCCAAGGGCGGGCAGGAGGCGGCGTCGGTGGGGCTGTTCACCTACCCGATCCTGATGGCGGCCGACATCCTGCTCTACGACGCCGAGATCGTGCCGGTCGGCGACGACCAGAAGCAGCACGTCGAGCTCACGCGCGACCTGGGCGAACGATTCAACAAGCGCTTCGGTGCCACGTTCACCAGCCCGAAGCCGCGGATCCTCGCTGACGGCGCCCGCATCTACGACCTGCAGACGCCGCAGTCGAAGATGTCGAAGTCGGCCGACAACGACAAGGGCATCATCTGGCTGCTCGATGAGCCCGCGAAGACGGCGAAGAAGATCCGCTCGGCCGTCACCGACACCGACGGCGCGATCCGTGCCGACCGGGCGCAGAAGCCCGGCGTCACGAACCTGCTGGACATCATGAGCGCCGTGACCGGCACGAGCGTCGCGGCGCTCGAGGACCACTTCGACGGCCAGGGCTACGGCGTCTTCAAGACCGAGGTCGCCGATGCGGTCGTGGCCGAGCTCGCGCCCGTGCGCGAGCGCACCCTCGAGCTGCTCGCCGACCCGGCCGAGCTCGACCGGCTGCTCGCGGTGAACGCCGATCGCGCCACCGCCGTCGCGGACGCGACGCTCACACGGGCATTCGAGGCCATGGGCCTTCGATGA
- a CDS encoding GTPase — translation MSATSVDQLLGALGEAAALGAGRVPEDDLEAVRRVAGRASERRALSSEHTVVGFFGATGSGKSSLMNALAGESVARTHVRRPTTAEPLAAIWNPRGASALLDWLQVSDRRVMDRPFATDRDGRGQELSLILIDLPDFDSVALEHRAIAERLAGQVDVLVWVVDPQKYADAVIHRDFIAPLATHAAVTAAVLNQVDRLAPGEVESVVDSLRGLLRGDGLDRVQVLPVSATVGTGIDDLRRLIARFALEQQAASQRLAADVRAIAGRLESAGVPGAVQRADVQALERGLATAANVDAVAQAVAGSYRKRAGQVTGWPVTSWLLRFAPDPLRRLHLSFGRDRGRDAEVHRTGMPPMNAAQRAQAGMAVRAYADAAAAGLGDGWQAAIHEHAADALETLPSELDRAVARTDLGARGSWWWPPLAALQWLALIVAVVSGVWLLLPILLPLGGMVAPVIPQVEGTQTWLDGWPIPLVGLLGGVLLGIVLGVVGALVAGGVGAARRSRARHRLRKQVTAVARATVVLPIEGERERAREFAVALARASGGR, via the coding sequence GTGAGCGCGACCTCCGTCGATCAGCTGCTCGGCGCGCTCGGCGAGGCCGCAGCGCTCGGCGCCGGGCGCGTGCCCGAAGACGACCTCGAGGCCGTCCGCCGCGTCGCCGGTCGCGCCAGCGAGCGCCGCGCTCTCTCCTCCGAGCACACGGTGGTGGGCTTCTTCGGCGCGACCGGCTCCGGGAAGTCGTCGCTCATGAACGCGCTCGCGGGCGAATCGGTCGCGCGCACACACGTGCGCAGGCCCACGACCGCTGAGCCGCTCGCCGCGATCTGGAACCCACGCGGGGCATCCGCGCTGCTCGACTGGCTCCAGGTCTCGGATCGTCGCGTCATGGATCGCCCGTTCGCGACCGACCGCGACGGACGCGGACAGGAGCTCTCGCTCATCCTCATCGACCTGCCCGACTTCGACTCGGTCGCGCTCGAGCACCGCGCGATCGCCGAGCGACTTGCGGGCCAGGTGGACGTGCTCGTCTGGGTCGTCGACCCGCAGAAGTACGCCGACGCCGTCATCCATCGTGACTTCATCGCGCCGCTGGCCACGCACGCCGCGGTCACCGCCGCAGTGCTCAACCAGGTGGATCGTCTCGCTCCCGGGGAGGTCGAGTCGGTGGTCGATTCGCTGCGCGGGCTGCTCCGCGGCGACGGTCTCGACCGGGTGCAGGTGCTGCCGGTCTCCGCCACCGTCGGCACCGGCATCGACGACCTGCGCCGGCTGATCGCGCGCTTCGCACTCGAGCAGCAGGCCGCATCGCAGCGCCTCGCGGCCGACGTGCGCGCCATCGCCGGCCGGCTCGAGTCCGCCGGTGTGCCCGGCGCCGTGCAGCGCGCCGACGTGCAGGCGCTCGAGCGCGGCCTCGCGACCGCTGCCAACGTCGATGCGGTGGCGCAGGCCGTCGCGGGCTCCTACCGCAAGCGCGCGGGGCAGGTCACCGGCTGGCCGGTCACCTCCTGGCTGCTGCGGTTCGCCCCCGATCCGCTGCGCCGCCTGCACCTGTCGTTCGGCCGCGATCGCGGCCGCGACGCCGAGGTGCACCGCACCGGCATGCCGCCGATGAACGCAGCGCAGCGCGCGCAGGCAGGGATGGCCGTGCGCGCGTACGCGGATGCGGCCGCCGCGGGTCTCGGCGATGGCTGGCAGGCGGCGATCCACGAGCATGCCGCGGATGCGCTCGAGACGCTCCCCTCGGAGCTCGACCGGGCTGTCGCCAGGACCGATCTGGGCGCCCGCGGCTCGTGGTGGTGGCCGCCGCTCGCGGCACTGCAATGGCTCGCGCTCATCGTCGCCGTCGTCAGCGGGGTGTGGCTGCTGCTGCCGATCCTGCTGCCCCTCGGCGGCATGGTCGCGCCGGTCATCCCGCAGGTGGAGGGCACTCAGACGTGGCTCGACGGCTGGCCGATCCCGCTCGTCGGCCTGCTCGGCGGCGTGCTGCTCGGCATCGTGCTGGGTGTCGTGGGCGCACTCGTCGCGGGCGGCGTGGGCGCCGCACGGCGCTCGCGAGCACGCCATCGACTGCGCAAGCAGGTGACCGCGGTGGCGCGCGCGACGGTGGTGCTGCCGATCGAGGGCGAGCGCGAGCGTGCCCGCGAGTTCGCGGTCGCGCTGGCCCGCGCCTCCGGCGGGCGCTGA
- the ptsP gene encoding phosphoenolpyruvate--protein phosphotransferase: MSDLSGVGVGRGISVATVLTMPEPLAPPSDEPLAAAADSEHQRVQTALQEVADELRARAVAAGGEAQEVLEASALMAQDPAILDDVRSRLDAGTNAERATWDAYAAFRDMLTAMGGYMAERATDLDDVAQRVVARLRGVPAPGVPQSDEPFILVARDLAPADTATLDLTKTVALVTQDGGPTSHTAILARSKSLPAVVGVTGLLAAVSDGQLAIVDARTGTIVLDPDESAVAAAVAERESRLAAVSAPATPGALADGTAVPLLANVGSGKDVPSAVELGAEGVGLFRTEFLFLGATTAPTVEEQTAAYTEVLQGFPGKKVVVRVLDAGADKPLSFLNDAHEENPALGLRGIRALRASEQILRDQLTALANAQAATEARLYVMAPMIADREEAAYFVALGKELGLERVGAMAEVPSIAVVADQVLEVADFVSIGTNDLTQYTMAADRQLGSVAALQDPWHPAVLRLVKLIGEAGAAAGKPVGVCGEAAADPALAVVLVGLGVTSLSMSATAIADVRAELLTVTLDEAKARAARALAATSGAEAREAASA, from the coding sequence ATGAGCGACCTCTCTGGAGTCGGAGTCGGCCGAGGCATCTCGGTCGCGACCGTGCTGACCATGCCGGAGCCGCTGGCGCCGCCGAGCGACGAGCCGCTCGCCGCTGCCGCGGACAGCGAGCACCAGCGCGTGCAGACCGCGCTGCAGGAGGTGGCGGACGAGCTGCGCGCTCGCGCCGTCGCCGCTGGCGGTGAAGCGCAGGAGGTGCTGGAGGCATCCGCGCTCATGGCGCAGGATCCTGCGATCCTCGACGACGTGCGGTCGCGGCTGGACGCGGGCACCAACGCCGAGCGAGCCACCTGGGACGCGTACGCGGCGTTCCGCGACATGCTCACGGCGATGGGCGGCTACATGGCTGAGCGCGCCACCGACCTCGACGATGTCGCCCAGCGGGTCGTGGCCCGTCTGCGCGGCGTGCCGGCGCCGGGAGTGCCGCAGTCGGATGAGCCGTTCATCCTGGTGGCACGAGACCTCGCGCCCGCCGACACCGCCACGCTCGACCTCACGAAGACGGTCGCACTCGTCACGCAGGACGGCGGACCCACCTCGCACACCGCGATCCTCGCGCGCTCGAAGTCGCTGCCTGCGGTCGTCGGCGTCACCGGCCTGCTGGCGGCGGTCTCCGACGGTCAGCTGGCGATCGTCGACGCGCGCACCGGCACCATCGTGCTCGATCCCGACGAGAGCGCCGTCGCTGCCGCCGTCGCCGAGCGCGAGTCGCGCCTGGCCGCGGTCTCGGCACCGGCGACGCCGGGCGCGCTGGCCGACGGCACGGCGGTCCCGCTGCTCGCCAATGTCGGCTCCGGCAAGGATGTGCCGAGCGCGGTCGAGCTCGGAGCGGAGGGCGTGGGGCTGTTCCGCACCGAGTTCCTCTTCCTCGGTGCGACCACCGCGCCCACCGTCGAGGAGCAGACAGCCGCCTACACCGAGGTGCTGCAGGGCTTCCCGGGGAAGAAGGTGGTCGTGCGCGTGCTCGATGCCGGTGCCGACAAGCCGCTGTCGTTCCTCAACGACGCGCACGAGGAGAACCCGGCGCTCGGCCTGCGCGGCATCCGCGCGCTGCGGGCGAGCGAGCAGATCCTGCGCGATCAGCTCACGGCGCTCGCGAACGCGCAGGCGGCGACCGAGGCCAGGCTGTACGTGATGGCGCCGATGATCGCCGATCGTGAGGAGGCCGCGTACTTCGTCGCCCTCGGCAAGGAGCTCGGGCTCGAGCGTGTCGGCGCGATGGCCGAGGTGCCGTCGATCGCGGTGGTCGCCGACCAGGTGCTGGAGGTGGCCGACTTCGTGTCGATCGGCACGAACGACCTCACGCAGTACACGATGGCCGCCGACCGGCAGCTGGGCTCGGTCGCGGCCCTCCAGGATCCGTGGCATCCCGCCGTGCTGCGTTTGGTGAAGCTCATCGGTGAGGCAGGCGCTGCCGCGGGCAAGCCGGTGGGCGTCTGCGGTGAGGCCGCGGCGGATCCCGCGCTCGCAGTGGTGCTCGTTGGCCTCGGCGTGACGAGCCTGTCCATGAGCGCGACGGCGATCGCCGACGTGCGGGCCGAACTGCTCACCGTCACGCTCGACGAGGCGAAGGCCCGCGCGGCGCGTGCGCTGGCGGCCACGTCCGGCGCCGAGGCTCGCGAGGCTGCCTCCGCCTGA
- a CDS encoding exodeoxyribonuclease III encodes MLRIASVNVNGVRAAFRKGMGDWLEQGGFDIVALQEVRAQDEDLLPLVPGWHMLHDPATAKGRAGVALLSREPSIAHRTDIGLQSFDTKGRWLEADFLVGETVLTVVSVYVHSGEVGTPKQDEKFRFLDSMAKRLPQLRRHTEHVLIMGDLNVGHTPLDIKNWRANQKSSGFLPEERSYFDRFFGTGMVTGVDGVRGRGHGWVDVGRAAHPDVDGPYTWWSQRGKAFDTDTGWRLDYHVASPALAAVARDYRVDRYPSYDTRWSDHAPVVVDYHL; translated from the coding sequence ATGCTCCGCATCGCCTCCGTCAACGTCAACGGCGTGCGCGCCGCGTTCCGCAAGGGCATGGGCGACTGGCTCGAGCAGGGCGGCTTCGACATCGTCGCGCTGCAGGAGGTGCGGGCGCAGGATGAGGATCTGCTGCCGCTCGTGCCGGGCTGGCACATGCTCCACGATCCCGCCACGGCGAAGGGCCGCGCGGGTGTCGCACTGCTCTCGCGCGAGCCGTCGATCGCGCACCGCACCGACATCGGCCTGCAATCGTTCGACACCAAGGGCCGCTGGCTGGAAGCCGACTTCCTGGTGGGCGAGACCGTGCTCACGGTGGTCTCGGTCTACGTGCACTCCGGCGAGGTCGGCACCCCGAAGCAGGATGAGAAGTTCCGCTTCCTCGACTCGATGGCCAAGCGACTGCCGCAGCTGCGCCGCCACACCGAGCACGTGCTGATCATGGGCGATCTGAATGTGGGCCACACGCCGCTCGACATCAAGAACTGGCGCGCCAACCAGAAGTCCTCCGGCTTCCTGCCGGAGGAGCGCTCCTACTTCGATCGCTTCTTCGGCACCGGCATGGTGACGGGCGTCGATGGCGTGCGGGGCCGTGGTCACGGATGGGTCGACGTCGGCCGGGCCGCGCACCCGGATGTCGACGGCCCCTACACCTGGTGGTCGCAGCGCGGCAAGGCGTTCGACACCGACACCGGCTGGCGCCTGGACTACCACGTGGCCTCCCCCGCGCTCGCGGCGGTCGCCCGCGACTACCGCGTCGACCGCTATCCCTCGTACGACACCCGCTGGTCCGACCACGCCCCGGTGGTCGTCGACTACCACCTCTGA